The DNA region TGCTAGGTAATACTAAATGCATTTAGAGTGTATGTACATGAATTTTATTAGTTGAGTTGTTAAGGGCTCTTTTGAAATCATTTACCCTTTTGAATTAGAAGTTTTGTTTAATAGTCTTGTTCTTTACACTTTTCAAAAAGTGTAGCAAAACCACCGCTGTATCAGGAAGTCTACTCCACAAATAGCTTTCCGGAAAAACAATAAACTCCTCCTTATAGTGACATTCTGCGAATGGTCACTAACGAGCGTCAAACAGTATTGTTTTATATCCTACAAGCCATTTGCTCCGCTTAACGACTTCCTGATAAGGCGGAGGTAGACTTCCGTTGGAAGTCTTTATAAACATTGCTTGATTTAATACAGAATCCTTAACTGGATTCTAGTTCATAACAAAATAGATTCAAATACACTTTCTTCATGATAAAAGCTGGTGCTAATCCTTAAGTCATAATTTTCTTTCGAAGATAGTGGGCTGGCCTTTCCCAAACAGGCGGCGGCTCATGGGGTGAATTATAGAATGTTTCATTTGTCATCAAAGGGCCTTGGCTTTTAAAATAATGACATCGAACATATTTGGAATAGAGATAAGTGTTCTAGTTCTGATAGAGAGGTAAAATTATTAGGTCATTAGTTTTCTACTTTGGTAGGCAAATCAATATTCTATAAGAGGCGGGTAGGCATTTGTTTGGGATGGCTTTTGCTTCCTTTTTTCCACAAAAAAGGATGAGTTGATGTTTTACACAACAAAAAAATAGCAAACCAACCAATGAGAACAAATCAGGTGAGATGGAATAATTACATATAAAAGGGACTAATAGAGTCTACCAGTAAATTATATTTAGTATAGGTTCCTTTGTTATGGCCATATCACAATTTAAATACATTTTGCCTAGCGCATAAAAATAGGATTTAGCCAGTTTAAGGTTTATAGAAATTAGAAAAAATGAAACAAGATTAATCTTCTACATTCCAAACAGCGCCTTCTTTGGTATCGGTCACTTTGATATTGACTTTGGCCAGTTCATCGCGAATTAAATCTGCAGTACCCCAGTCTTTATTTTGTTTGGCTTGCTGGCGTAGACTCAATACCGTTTGCATGACACCTTCTAATACTTCATTATCTCCACCTTCAGCTTTTTCTTCAGCTTTTAAGCCTAAAATGGAAAATACGAAGCTATTCATTTCTTTTTGAAGCTTCTCTAAATCACTGGCAGAAATAGTTTCTTTGCCATCATTACAACTATTGATGAGTTTTACAGCATCAAAAAGATTGGCAATAAGAACTGGAGTATTGAAATCATCGTTCATGGCTTCATAACATTTGGTCATGATTTCATTCACATTTACACTAGAGGAGGCCGCTGGTTTTAATCCAGCCAAAGTTTCCATAGCTGTCATTAGTTTTTGATAGCCTTTTTCAGCGGCTAAAAGGGCATCGTTACTCAAGTCTAGAGTAGAACGATAATGAGCTTGTAAGATAAAGAAACGAACCACCATCGGACTGAATGCTTTGCTGAGCTTGTCATTGTCTCCACTGAATAGCTCGGCTGGAAGCAAGGTGTTTCCTGTGGATTTGCTCATCTTTTGCCCATTAAGAGTGAGCATATTGGCATGCATCCAATAGTTAACAGGGTTTTTGGCGCCATGTGTCGCTTTGTTTTGAGCAATCTCACATTCATGGTGCGGGAATTTTAAATCCATTCCTCCTCCGTGAATATCAAACTGCTCACCTAGATATTTGGTACCCATCACGGAGCATTCCAAATGCCAACCTGGGAAACCAATGCTCCAAGGTGATTTCCAGCGCATGATATGTTCTGGAGATGCTTTTTTCCATAAGGCGAAATCGGCAGGATTTCTTTTCTCACTTTGCCCGTCTAGTTCTCTCGTATTACTCATCAGCTCGTCTACATTTCTTCCTGAGAGCATACCATAATCATTATTGAAATCTTTATTATAGGCATTCACATCAAAATAGATGCTCCCCTGACTTTCATAAGCTAAGTCCTTGGAAAGAATATCTTCAACCATGGTGATTTGTTCAATCAAATGACCTGTGGCTGTGGGCTCTATACTTGGTGCGAGGTTATTAAATTGCTCCAGAACTTTATGAAAATCCAAAGTGTATTTCTGTACAATCTCCATGGGCTCAAGTTGACTCAGTCTTGCTTTTTTAGAGATTTTATCTTCTCCTACATCGCCATCATTCTCTAAATGCCCTGCATCAGTAATGTTTCTCACATATCTCACATCATAACCTATAGCACTGAGGTATCTGTAAATCACATCGAAAGAAATAAAAGTACGGCAGTTTCCCAAGTGAACATCACTATATACTGTTGGGCCACAAACATACATTCCTACATGAGGAGCATTAATGGCTTTAAAAACTTCTTTTGTTCTACTTAGGGTATTATATACTTTTAATTCTTGCATAGGGCATTCTATTTTTTTGCAAAAATAGAGTTTTTTCAGCGAATTTTTCTTTTGAATGGAATTTCTTTTGGTTTATGGCTCTCACTGTTGAGGGAAAATTTAAGAATAAGGAAATTACTATCGTTTCAAGTTTTAGATTAGGAAGAGAAATAACGGAACTTCTAAATATTATAAGTTTATTTACTTGGAGCCGAAAATACTTCAGTTGCTTCCGTTTCCATATTCTCAAAATCAAATAAGGTTTGGTTTTCCCAAGAGCTGCCAATTTTAGATTCTGGACCATCCCAAGCCACCCAATCTGGTGCCCAATAGCAAAATCCGAAAGCACCAGCAAGTTTAATCTTTTCTTTGAGTTGACTTAGAAAAGCTTTCTGCCCTTCTTGTGTTGCCGGAAAATTAGGGAGTATCAAGTGCTCGTCTGCTCCAACAATATTATTGGTCCAGTCGTTCCAGCCCAAAGTAAAAGGGTAGGAGGTTTCTGCAATAATGACTTCTTTGTTATACTTGCTTTTTAAAGAGCTCATATTATTTTGAAGGGCATCCATATCTTTACCATGCCACCATGGATAGTAGGATAATCCTATAAAGTCATAATCTAAACAGGTCATCTTATTATAAAACCAATCGCTGGCTTCATGTCCAGCAAAGTGAATCATAATTTGACTAGTACTCGAATGATCTCGTACCGCTTTTATCCCACTTTCCATTAATTGTAAAAACTGGGATTCATTATCTTGAAGATTACCTTCGGGCCAGAGGAATCCTCCGTTTATTTCATTTCCGATTTGAATAATATCGGGCTGTATCTGTTCAACAATCCTTTGGGTATATTTATAAACACTGTCTTTTAAAACTGGGAAACTTAAATTCTTCCATGCCTCTGGAGTTTCTTGATGTCCTGGGTCAGCCCAAGTATCTGAATAGTGCACCGTGAGCCATACCTTCAAGCTCTTTGCTTTTAGCTCTTGGCTAAATGCTTTGACTTCCGCAAAGGAAGCGGCTTCAGTTTGGGGTTGATACCATAATTTCAACCTCACCACATTCATTCCTCTTTCTTTAAAAATATCCACTACGTTTTTCCCAATGCCTTCTGCATCATAGAATTTAGTGTTATTTCTTTCGAGAAAGGGTAGAAAAGACAAATCTGCACCACTGACATAAGTTAATGGTATGGGTTCTGTTGGTGTTTCTTCCTTTTTATCGTCTTCTTTTGAGCAACAAGCAAATAGGAATACAAAAATAATAGCAAGAGCAGAATAGTGTTTAAGGCTCATAGGGCTTCATGGTTTTAAATATTTATAAATTTAAACTCATGACAAAGTTAGTTTATTCACATTAATAAAATCCTATACATCCAAAACCGTTATTTATTATTATAAACGTACTAGAATCCATTCATTACCCTCTTTGTTATTGATGGTTTCGCTAAGATAAAAGCCCGATTTTTGATAAAAAGATTCTAAGTTTAGATCTTCAATACTTAACCAATAGTTCTGTTCTGGGTTTTCTTGAAATAATTGTTCGAGCCAATATTGACCTAATCCTTTTCCTCTATGTTCTTCCGAAATCCAAATATAGCCTAGGTAATGGTATCCGAGTTGATAATACTTATCTGCAATTTTAACATTCGCTATCATATCTGGAGATGCTTTAGTAAACACAATTCCACCACCAATAATTTTGCCCGCTTCTAATAATGTATATATTCGGCTGCTGTCGCTGTATTGATTCCAATATGGAATAATAGTATCTTGCCAGTCTAAAGGTAAAAGAGTGAAAAAATCCATGGCGGATTCCGTTATCTCATTAAATAATATAGAAGATTTCATATCAAAAGTTTATAAGTAACCCCAAGCCCACAATTTATCTGAATCCTCACTCCATCTATCACCAATATCGGTTCTATAATAGGAGCTATTTATCAATACATTATTAATGCGATTATACATTACTTTTTGGGCCTCCTTCATGGTTGTTCCCGTTCCGCTGATGAGTAATGCGACTCCTGTGTCGCCAGTGATGAGCCATTCTCCATTTATATTTTTTAAATCTTGTATATGGATTCCTTCTTTCATGGGTTTTCTCAAAATAACAATAGCATCTTTGGAAAACATTTCAAAGGATTTTTTGTCTTGAAATGGAAAAGGAGGGACCACCATATATGCTCCAATTTGAAATCCTTTTTTTACCTGGATTTTGAATTCTAATCCTGTGGCAATTTTATACAGCATCATCCCGATGGGCTCTGTAATTCCAGCCTGCTGAATAAAAATCTGAGGGTAGCCAAAGCGAGTGGTAAATTCTAAAGGATAAATTCCGTTTCCATTTACAATACAATTGACGTCGATGTGTCCAACAAAATGATGTTTTTTCAACTCATTTTCTAGTTTTAAAAGAGTGGCATTAAAGAGCGGACTTTCCTCGGTCCAAAACATGCTCGTCCCCATCTCACCGGTGGAAACTCCTAATTCTTTTGGAAATAGTTTCTTGTGTTCAAAAGTGATATTATAAGGTTTAATAAATTGGGTTCCATTAAAAAATGCAGCCACAGAAACTTCCACACCATTAACTTTTCGTTGCAATTGAAATACTTCCAAATCACTTCCCCAAGTTTTCTCATAAGCTTTTAATACCCTGATGATGTCATTCCCGTCATCCTCCTTTCCAACAAATAGTAGCTGTTTATAGTCCTGCATTTTTCCAGAAGGTTTTAGGACATAGGAGTGAGGATTGTTTTGTACATATTCAATAGCCTCTTGATAGGAGGTGAATTCTTTATAATTCAGTATTTTTATTTTGTTTTTCTTTAGCTCTTCTTGTCCAAAGCTTCTGTCTAACTCAAGTTTATCACTATATTCGCAGCCGCCAATGACATGTTTCCCAGCATGACGTAGTTCTTCGGCTTCCTTGCCCCAGCCTATATAGTCGAAGATGATTACATCGGCCCAATCAACCTGTTTTTTCCAATCTCTAGTTTTTGGCACAAAGCCTAATCCAACTTCTCTACAAGAAACCGTTTCGATAAAAAGTTTTACTAAGTTCCCTTCTTTTTGAACGGTATTGGCAATATCTAAAATTTCGCCCCATTTTGAAACAAAAAGGAACTTCTTTTTATGCTCTATCATTTTTATTATTTTCTTAAAATAAAATTGAGCAAATGTATTCGTTTTTTGGTCTTTTCAATGAAATTTATAAAAATAAAATGATTGCTCAAAATGGGAAAGTAGTGTCTGTGTAAATATCTGAAAAACAATAATTAATAATTTTTTTCACGGAGCTCTGAAAACTGGTTTCTATTCTGATTTTTCCACCTAGGGAAAGAGTGGATAAAATACCCAAAACGATAAACATAATTTTCGGATGGATATTCAATGATTTTAATTTCTTAATCCATTTTTGGAAATTCTTGGGAAGGTAGGGAAGTGGATTATACATTCTCAATGATATTTATGCGATTAATAATTGATGATGATTCAGTGGTATTATTAAAGATTTCAAAGCTACTTAGGTGTTTTTAGGTGAAATAAGGACGCCATTCTAATCACCTCAAGATACAATGAGTTTAGAAATCTGAAGTTTGCCATTTTTATCTTCTATTTTTATGATGTAGATTCCTTTTTTTATTTTATCCGTTGGAATAAATACCTGATTAGAAAAATCATAATTAATACTTATGATAAGTTGACCAGAATAATCAAATATATTTATCGACTTCATTTGAATAGGATTAGAAAGCTGTAGAACTTGACCTGATTGGATAGGGTTTGGATAAATGACTACTTTGTTTTCTTGTATTTCGTTTATTCCAGTTTTAAGATCATAACATGGATAATCCTGATATTGATAAATTTGACCTTCCTCGTTATAAGCACATGACATCATCCAATCCGGGCAAACAATAAAATCATAAACCTTACTATAAATTGGGCCAAAGCAACTGCCTATTCCTTCCATCCAATATTCTTCATAATTACCATCAAGTGTATATTTCTTTCGAAAGAAACCTTCATATTCTACCCATGATATATCATTAACAGTGATTTCTATAAAGCCTTGCCCTTCAGGAGAGTATATGGTGGTGCTTTCTCCGATAGTTAAATTGAAATCATAGATTAAAGCTTCGGCTTGATTATAGTGTCTTAAATACACTTTGTTGTTTTCTTCTCTGATTAATGCCTTAAAATGCAGTGTGTTGAGGGAGTCGTAAGAGGTGTATAGTTTCTTGTAATTGACATTGTCGATTATGGAATCTCCCATAAATAGGAGGATTTCTGTTATGTAATTTTCAAAATTGCTTAGTCTAACATTCCATTGTTTTCCCTCTTCTATAAAGTTAGGGGAGGGTAGTACAGAATGGTAATAGCAATAAGCAAAATCTGGATTATCCCAAATGATATCGTCCTCAAAAAAACAACAGGTTAATTTTATGTCACTTGGCATTTCAGAAGAAAAGTGACATGGGTTAATAGGGAATAATGGTCCATGAATACTTCCTATATCTTCTATCCAAATTTCATTTAATAGATATGGAGGGTTTAGTGAAGTACTAAAATGAAATTGCTTTTTATAGGTTCCATTTATTAGAATGCTATCTATATATTCAACGAAAAGATAATTGTTTTCTGACCCAAGTCCCTCAAAATATAATACAGAGTCACCTATATTTAGATTAAAATTATAAAGTTGATGAACGACTTCGTTTGTGTCTTTGAAACTAACAATATGTTCCTCTTGTTGGATAAAGCCAAGGGGAATTGAGTTCTCATTTAGGCTTTCTTCATATGTAAAAGATAATTTTTGCCATGTTTGATTTTCGATAATGGTATCTCCAGTATATCCATATACGCTAGTGATGGTGTCTACATTAGAGGGGTAGTTTGGAGAGGTATTGACTAATTGTTTAGCAACATCCCAACTTAGTTCAGGAGCATTGAAATTTTGGCCAATACCATTTGAGTATATCAATATTGTTAATAGAAGAGGGAATATTTTTTTCATATCATTGTTTATATGGAAATTTAAACATTATAGAAGTCTATCTTTAAAGACAGTCCGTTTTGAGGAAAGGTTGCTTCTAAGCTGTTAAAAATCAATGTCTAACTTGGTAAGAACTGCGTTGGAGCCATAGTGGTGGCTTTTCTGAGGACTTTTAATTAGCTTCCCCATGACTTTAAATCCCCATATCTAGGTATTGCCAGATTTTTTAGCCTCCTCTATTTTTGCCCCATCAAATAATTAGAAGAATGATAAAACATTTAACATCTATTTTAAAAGGAGTCGGCAGTTTGTTGGCTGTTTTAGTGTTGATGTTGTTTTTTCAATCCAGTTTGACATTTAAACATTCCCATTATCTTTCTGATGGTTCTATTATTACTCATGCTCATCCGTTTTCTGATAGTAATGGAACCCAGCACACACATCATAAAAGTGAAATCACTTTTTTAAGCTTGCTCATACCTCATGCCGATTTAGCTCAAGACTTCCCCTATTTGGATATTGAGATTACTGAGGTATTTGTCGCTTCTATTCTTTTTAAGAATGAGGCCATTCAGCTAATGAAAATCCCCTTTAATGCACTTCGGGGACCTCCTAAATGTTAATCTAATTCGCAGAATAACAATTCATTAGTTTTAACCCGCTATGGGTTAAGTTTCAAATATAATAAGTTTTAGGAATGAGATCAATTAAGATTTTAGCATTGCTCATGTCAATGTTAGTTCAAGGGTATGTGTTTGCTGAGGATGTTAAAAAAATAAGAGAGATACATGGTTATGTAGTGTCAAATACTGAGCCTGTTGCTTATGCTACCATTTTAATAAATGGAACTACAATAGGAGCTGCCACAGATGCCAATGGCCACTTTCATTTGCATAATATTCCGAGTGGTGACTTAACTTTAGTAGTAAGTGCAGTGGGATATAAAAGTGTATCTCATGCTGTTGATGTAGCAGAAGAGTTAGATGATAAATTAGAAATTGAACTACAGGAGTCATTAATTACCACAGATGAAGTAGTAGTGAGTGCATCTAGAAATGCAGTGAAAAGAAAGGATGCTCCAGTATTAGTAAATACCATTGGAACAAAAATGCTCGAGAGTGTACAAGCTAGTTCACTGGCGGATGGCCTGAATTTCACCCCTGGTTTACGAGTGGAAAATGATTGTCAAAATTGTGGTTTTACCCAAGTGAGGCTGAATGGCTTAGAAGGTTCTTATAGTCAGGTTTTAATTAATAGCCGACCCATTTTGTCTACAATGGCTGGGGTTTATGGATTGGAACAGATTCCGGTAAATATGATTGATAAGATTGAAGTGGTGAGGGGAGGAGGTTCTGCCTTATTTGGCTCCAATGCAATTGGAGGAACTATTAATGTGATAACCAAAGACCCTTTAGTAAACTCTTATGCCATAGAATCTAATTTCGCTATGATTAACGGTGAGGCGCCAGAGTTTAATTTGAATGCCTCCACGAGTATTGTTAGTGATGATTATAAATCGGGAATGTTTCTTTACGGAGGCATAAAAAGAAGAGATCATTGGGATGCCAATGAGGATGGCTTCTCAGAAATTACAGAAATCAATGCCAATCATCTTGGTTTGAGAGCCTTTTATCGTCCTGGGGATTATAGTAAAATCAATTTGGATTTTGGAGCTACCAAAGAATTTAGAAGAGGAGGAAATAACTTCGATTATAAAGCAGATATGGCAGATATAGCTGAACAGCTCAATCATGATATTATCAGTGGGGGTTTAACTTTTGATCAATACTCCAAAGACTCAAAAAACAAGTTTTCGGCTTATGCAAGCGGGCAATATATTGACAGAGACAGTTATTATGGGGCAGAACAAGACCCTGCTGGTTATGGAAAAACCTATGATTATTCTGCTGTTGCTGGTCTTCAAGAAACCTATTATTTCGATCGTCTCTTGTTTGCTCCTTCCACTCTTACTGCTGGAGCTGAGTTTATTTATGGCTCCTTAAACGATAATAAACTGGGATTTTATAATCAAGACTCCTCAAGAATGGAGGATAATATGAATATTGCCGATCAATATACAACAACATTAGCTGCCTATCTTCAAAATGAATGGGATTTTGACATCATTAAATTCTTAGTTGGAGTTCGTTACGATCAGATTGCTGTGGAAGATAGAGTGCATTCTGATATTGAAAAAGAGGTTTATCCAAATTGGAGCCCAAGAGTAAACTTGGTTTATAAGCCCAGCGAGCATTTGAGTGTTCGAGCTAATTTCTCTACTGGATTTAGAGCGCCTCAAATATACAGTGAAGATTTACATATTGAGGCTTCTGCTGCTAGAAAAGTGATTCATATAAACGACCCAGATTTGGAAGCAGAGCATTCTTGGAGTCTTACAGGTGGTTTTGATTATGATTTAGATTTTAAATCGTCGGCTTTAGAGATTATTTTGGAAGGCTTTTATACCAAATTGGATAATCCCTTTTCAAGTGAATACTTATGGGATGAAGATGAGAAAATACTAACCGATATCAGAGTAAATGCTGAGGATGGTGCTATTGTATCAGGTGTCAATTTGGAAGTAAATTATGCTTTCAATAATAAAATGGACCTGCAGTCTGGTTTTACTGTACAGTCATCGGAGTTTGAGTCAGCTCAGGCTTGGGGTGAGTTGGACGAGAGTGTTTCAAAACATATGACTCGTACACCTAGCAATTATGGTTATTTGGTTTATAGTTATTATCCTACCAAGAAATTCATGGCCAATGTAAATATGAATTATACAGGTAGCATGTATGTTCCTCATCTCGAAACCCAAGAAACACCAGAGGAGTTGGTGAAAACTCAAGAGTTCCTAGATATTGGTGTGAAACTAGCTTATACCTTCAAATTGTCTGGACAAACTAATTTGGAGTTAAGTGGAGGTGTTAAAAATATCTTTAACAGTTATCAAGATGATTTTGATACAGGGGTATATAGAGATGCAGGATACGTTTATGGACCAGGTTTACCTAGAACTTATTTCATCGGACTTAAAATATCCAATATCTAGTATTTGAATAATTTGATTTAGTTTTTAATGCCAATGTTTCGCAGCATTGGCTTTTTACTTTGGTGCTTTTTATAAAGGCAGTATTTAGCTTAAAACCAGAAAGCTCTAACCATCAAAGAAATTCCAAATAAAATAAGTCCAATTCCAGCAACACTATTTATTAAAACCAATAGTCTCTCGGTAAGTAAGGGCTTAAGTTTTCCTGCCAAATAGGATTTTAGAGTATCGCTTAGAAATACAGTGATTAGGGTAACGGAGAACATGGTCATGATAGCATGTTCATCCTTTTGGTAATTGGAGGTGAAGGCTACCATGGTGGCCATCCAGAATAACCAAATAAATGGATTGGCCACATTCAGGAAAAATCCTTTAAGTATATAGGTAATGGCTCTGGGGTCTTTTACCTTAATTTCATCGGCTTTTGTTTTTGGTTTTTTTATATAGGTGATAATACCAAAAACAATTAAGATGAGTCCGCTGGCAATTCCAAAAGCCAATTTATTCTTGGGTTGCTCAACCACTTGTATTACCCCTTGAAAACTCAAGAGGACCAAAAATAAATCACTTAAAAACACACCGAAAGCCAAAGCTATTCCTGCTTTGAATCCTCTATTGATACTTGTTTGCACCAAGGCAAGCAAAGCAGGACCAAAGCCAAATAAGGTGGCCAAGGTGATTCCAAGTATTAACCCATCTCTAATTGCGAAGCCCATTAATAACCTTCTTGTTTAAGGAATTCTAGCCAATCTGTTTTTATTTTGTTTTTTAAGACCCGTGGGAATTTATTGGCACCACCTTCTTTTCCGTTTATTTTCATCCATTTAGCGAAAATTTGGGTAGGGATAATTTTTACTGTTACATCTTTAATGGCCTCCATGCGCTCCACTCTATAGTCATCATTTAAGGTGTTTAAATGATTGTCGAGAGCCTCTTTTATAACCTTAGGTTCTACTTGACAATCGGTGCCTACATGCCATTCATGGGCCCAAAGGCTGCCATGCTCCACCCCCATAACCGTAAATTCACCCACCTCAATATCTAAATCTTGTTGAGTGAGTTCCATAGCTCTATTGATATTATCCATTGATAAATGTTCCCCACAAATACTCAAGAAATGTTTTGTTCTTCCAGTGATGATGATTTGGGATTTTTCAACAGAATTAAATTTGACGGTATCTCCAATTAAATATCTCCATGCCCCAGAATTATTAGATAATAGAAGGGCGTATTCCTCTTTATCGTTCACTTGACCTATATGAAGGACTTTGGCATTTGCATTAATATTTCCTTCGTCATCAAAATTCTGGTCATTAAAGGGAACAAATTCATAGAAAATCCCATTATCCAAAATCAGTTTCATACCTAGATCTTCAGGTTGGTTTTGGTAGGCAATATATCCCTCAGATGCTAAATAGCTCTCATTGTATATGATAGGCCTTGCAAAAAGTTTGTCGAAACTCTTTTTGTAGGGAGCAAAAGCTACACCGCTGTGAACGTATACATTGAGGTTTGGCCAAATATCGTGTATGGAATTTAGCTTATGTGTTTCGATAATCCTTTCCAGAATAATTTGTATCCATGCAGGAACTCCTACAATTACGCCTATATCCCATTTGGGAGCTGATTTTACAATCTCGTCCAGCTTAGTAGCCCAATCTCTTTCTTTTGAGATTCTTCTTCCGGGTTTATAAAAGTGCTGAAACCAGAATGGAATATTCCCAGCTGATATGCCACTTAAATCACCTTCCAAATAACTTCCGTTTAGATTTAAGTGTGTGCTGCCCCCAATCATTAGGATTCCTTTTTGGAAAAACTCAATAGGGAAATCATAACGAGAAGCAGATACCAATTGCCTTAGGCTTGCTTTTTTAATAGATTTTAGCATGTCACCAGTAACTGGAATTTGTTTGCTACTGGCTTCGCTGGTGCCAGATGTAAGAGCAAAGTATTTCACCTTGCCAGGCCAACTCACATATGCTTCGCCATTTAGAGAGCGATACCACCAAGCTTGAAACATTTTACTATAATCAAATACAGGTATTGTATTTTGAAAATCCTGAATAGTTTGTTTGGAATGAAGAATTTTTGAAAAATGGTAATGCTCTCCAAAAGCTGTAATTTCGGCTTTTGAAAGTAATTTCTTTAATTCTTTATATTGTATTTCGATGGGTGAAACCTTGGCTTCTCTAAGAGCAGGTCTATCTTTTATTTGATAAGCCTTTTTTATTAATGTCCCTAATAGCGGCATATATTAATTTTTTACAAAAATATTATTTTTCGCGATATAAGGAGTTTTCAAATATCTTATTAATCATTAAAAATTGAGCTTTATTTTTTATAAATTTGATGCACATGATGAAGTGCTTAAAATATCTGTTTTATTTCTGGTTGGTACTTGCTACCATTTTTAATATTAAGGCTGAAAATCCTCAGCAAATGTTAATAGATAGCCTTCATCTAGTCCTAGAAAACCAAGTAGGTACTGAGCATATTCAAACATTACTTTTAATTGCTGATGTTTTTAGTGAATCCAGTAATACTTCGGCTGTAAAATATGCCAATGATGCTTTAAAGTTATCAATTTCCTCATCAGATAAATTGAATATGGCAAACTCCTACATGCGTTTGGCAACTTATTCCTATGTCGGAGAGAATTATGACAAATCCTTAAATTATTCCAATAAAGCATTAAAATATTATAATCAACTAGGAACTCTGGATTGCCTAAGTGCCGTGTATTTAGATATGGCAACTGTTTATAGTAGGCTTGGCCAATTGGATTCTGCTCAATATTTTTCTGAAGTTTCCTTAGAACAAGCTTATCAAATTTATGATACTTTGAATCAAGTAAAATCGCTACGATCTATAGGAAATGTCTATTATAAACAAGGGCAGGCAGACTTAGCACTAAAGCACTTTCATCAGGCACTAGCTTTAAGTAAACATTCAAGCCTTTGTTGCTCTGAGCAAAGTATGCTCTATAATAATTTAGGGGTGTTGTTTTCAGATTGGCAAGAATTTGATAAATCACTAGCTTATTATAGAAAAGCCCTTGAAATAGCTGATTCTTTGGGTTCTGTGGAGGAGTCTAGTAGGTTGTATAATAATATGGGAACCATTTATTGGTATAAAGAGAATAATGATTCGGCCCTTATGTATTACTTAAAAAGTTTGGATTATAGAGAAAAAACAGGCGATAAGAATGGTAAAGCCTATGTTCTGAATAATTTAGGTATGTATTATGGTTCAGTTGAGAAGTACGAAAAGTCATTAGATTATTTTCAGCAATCATTTGTGGTTTTTGAGGAGCTTTTCAATAGGATGGGTACAACTATGACACTTTATAATATTGGATCTGTATATCAGGAATTAAAGGAATTTGATTTGGCTGCGAAGTATTTTCAGGAAAGTTTGAATATTTCACAAGCGCAAGGTTTTGGGGATTATTTGATAGCC from Lentimicrobium sp. L6 includes:
- a CDS encoding tetratricopeptide repeat protein yields the protein MMKCLKYLFYFWLVLATIFNIKAENPQQMLIDSLHLVLENQVGTEHIQTLLLIADVFSESSNTSAVKYANDALKLSISSSDKLNMANSYMRLATYSYVGENYDKSLNYSNKALKYYNQLGTLDCLSAVYLDMATVYSRLGQLDSAQYFSEVSLEQAYQIYDTLNQVKSLRSIGNVYYKQGQADLALKHFHQALALSKHSSLCCSEQSMLYNNLGVLFSDWQEFDKSLAYYRKALEIADSLGSVEESSRLYNNMGTIYWYKENNDSALMYYLKSLDYREKTGDKNGKAYVLNNLGMYYGSVEKYEKSLDYFQQSFVVFEELFNRMGTTMTLYNIGSVYQELKEFDLAAKYFQESLNISQAQGFGDYLIANYQALNEVFSENKKWDKAYFALLGYNRLNDSIRKVQNIDLIRNIEVKFEREMNQADISILQNEMEATKVDKLQTRIFIAGAVVILILVIGLAYLIIWQIRSRTNFEHSKLTPALLRYQLNPQFINSSLSGIKELIGKNRVKESGLFLSGFARLIRVFIETSTNNAIVLDKEIEAYHSFFKLHQLRYEHELKFDIDVAGHVETEILAIPPLILFPIFAHAIDFHLSLGEVRIKIEIDTDENYLQMKGEIYLPLFKDENLADHQDMKNSLVEVKERIRLLNKTLKDKMSFVYRENIVDEGAKKHQYMELYIPVRPM